TTAATGCAGCATTTTGGCGCTTCTCACGCTCCCTACAAAGagaaaaataaagtatatgaaatgataaaaaaaatgattaaacaCACTCTTTGACTTTTAAAGCTTTTGCCTTATTACAATCCGCAATCGCTTTGCGAACTACACTTGTTCTTCTACGTTTCTTACTACAAAATGGAGAATGTCCCTCCATCTTTTTAAGGCAATGTTTGGTGACCTGTTTCTGAGAACTTTTTCCTTCCTTAATCtaaagaagaagaaaaaacaacaattattagtaaaaatgATATCAAACTTGCCACATGATTAGGAACATTTaattgttcttttttttctttgagTAATCTCCGAGTTCTCCGACAATTCTCAGTACAACTGTCAGATATTGGTTTAGCAAGAATTTCATACTGTTTACTAAGTTCCTTGATAAAGTTTTCTATACGGGTATTTCCATGAATTCCACCAAGCATCTCATTATCAAATAGAGTACAGGTAGTATAACCAGGAACCAAAGTAGGATCCAATTCGGCTTCCGCAAGAAAACGATTACAACTGTTAGTTTTTAATGACATTGTTAGGAGAAAGTCAACCTGTGAAATGAATTTTagtcaaataaatattcactTTTAAATGACATAATCACTTTAGCATTATATGTTTGtcattgttttttttttacgagtaattgtatattttaaataactttacTACAAAGTCTTTTAGGGTGacatttcattattttatggCATTTCATGTACTCTTTTTTTTGACTAGATTAAAAGGTTAGTAAACAATTTTGTCAAGTATGGTTGCTAACACTAATAATGTTAAccttataattttaaataattttctttaaagtTTTGGTTTTGTTTtatcttcaatttttaatatttataaatctcACTTGAAAGTATATAGATTTTCTCTTCAAAAATTTACTGAGAAATTTCATTTGTAAACTCTGggaattaatttaaaaaatggttGGTTAAACTttgataaaacttttttgtcaagtctttttaaaattttcaatgtGTTTTAATCCAATTCTAAAGTTTCTGTCAATTTTTAAGTGCTTATAAGTTCTTTGGAATGAATAATAtagtatttctttttaattgttaCTATTAACCATAatttaagtaattttatattattctgGTATTGTACTATTTCTTGGAAAACCAGAATTAAATAGTGTGGTGAAGATATGCCGTCTACTTTAGATTAAGTACGAAGAAATTTGAGCAGTAGGTGAAAGTAACCATACTTCTTTAGTATAGTATTGTGTTTTCGTGAGATATACACGGAAAATTTTTcttgtttttataaagtattcAAACTACAAAGTTATCTTTTATgcaaataattaataacaaaGTATATTAGAAATTCAAGAGTGGTTGTATGTGGCGTGGGGTACATCCAAGTTAAGTTTTAAATTAGGGATACTTCAGTGTTACTACATGTCTACAGGCTTATTAGGGGTCGAGACAGGAAATGGggaattgtatttttaatacattttgtaatatacttttttttggtaTTAAAAAGGATTTTCAACTCAAGtgatttaattgttttttaataaacttttggattttatgtttttatttattgtataatatatattggcaattgaattatttaataaattttttataacgaCATATTTTTcaaggttttttttttccaaatcAGTCTATCAACTAAGGAAATATGTAGTTTTCACCATTTCTTTTAGAAGTAAATTTATTCTGATacaaaaataagaaaaacataaaaaaaaaattatacacgTAAACAAATTTAAGTGACCATGTTAATGTTAGTTTACAAAAGtaagtaaattaattaaccaattactatttaattttctaagAGATGTGTACCAAATTTTCATTGTTGATTCTtgaatattttcataatttagCAACTGCTCAGCAAACATCAAAGAACAAATTCAAAAAAGATTAAGCATTTAGAAGTTTTATGTTATCAATGATCTGTATATTAGTTTGTAAATTTacttaaaacaataaaaaaaaataaaagttaataaatagaaataaaacacgttaaaataaaattgaaaaagattAAGATGTTACTGGTGTTGATGGCAGTTCTTCTCTAACAGTGATAACCAAATCGTCATTACCTACTtctatttcatttaaatgtGCTAGTTCTTCGTAATTTGACAAAATAACTACATTTTGTTTGTCTTTTTCAACACTGAAAGTCGAAAGTAAATAGAAAGCACCAGAAATAATACAAATGAAATTTGGTAAAAAGAAAGCATACTGTAATGAACGGAATTTTAAACTTGGATCATCACTATCTCCTGATATCAAATCTGATATTACACCAATAATATATGGAGAAATAGCATCACCTAATGCATGTGATACAAGTGTTTGAAATGCTGTAGCTGTAGCTCTACAATTTGATGTTACTGTATACAATACCATATCTGCATTGACACTCCAATTCATACACATTGAAGCTATTCCAATAAAACATAATAACCATGCTAATGGTATATTAAATTGTAATGTTATTAaggtaaaatataaaaatggaaCAGCAATAAGACTACCAATGGCACAAATCATTGGATCAGCATATGGAAGTGGATTAATTCCATATCTTCCATCACGCCATATCTCAGATATTGTTGATCCAAATATAACTCCAACAATACCAGCCCCACATGTTATCATTCCAAAGATTAATGAAATTGAAGCTTTAACAGCATCAGTAATTGAATGGAAAGGAGATCCCATTCTATAGGCATACTCAACAAAAGTAGGTGCCCAGAAACTTAAAGCACCAACACAAAAAATTACACATGTTAATCctaatgtattaaaaatatatgttctAATTGacaaaagatattttaaatcttcTAGGTAAGTAGAATTTCTCAAATGTACATGTTCTGAACTTCCACGTTCTGGATTTtccatataaaaatgtatcatAAAAAGGCATAAAATACCAAGAATAGGTGTTGCTCTAATTCCCCATTGCCATGAACCAGTAATTAAAGAG
This Strongyloides ratti genome assembly S_ratti_ED321, chromosome : 2 DNA region includes the following protein-coding sequences:
- a CDS encoding Protein spinster — translated: MEVRWEQLTHCFRDGAKRSLLILLTVNLLNYMDRYTISGVLSQLKKYYTIDDTSLGLLQTAFIIFYMLCAPLCGYLGDRYNRKLIMTVGLIIWMCSVLASSFCKNNQFVLFLFCRGLVGVGEASYATIAPTIIADLFTGSARSYALMIFYFAIPFGSGLGYISGSYISLITGSWQWGIRATPILGILCLFMIHFYMENPERGSSEHVHLRNSTYLEDLKYLLSIRTYIFNTLGLTCVIFCVGALSFWAPTFVEYAYRMGSPFHSITDAVKASISLIFGMITCGAGIVGVIFGSTISEIWRDGRYGINPLPYADPMICAIGSLIAVPFLYFTLITLQFNIPLAWLLCFIGIASMCMNWSVNADMVLYTVTSNCRATATAFQTLVSHALGDAISPYIIGVISDLISGDSDDPSLKFRSLHVEKDKQNVVILSNYEELAHLNEIEVGNDDLVITVREELPSTPVTS